The following nucleotide sequence is from Rubrobacter radiotolerans DSM 5868.
TCCCCGAGCCGCGCGGCGGTCTCGGCCTGAAACGGCATGAACAGCGCGTTCGAGGCGGCGTTCGAGCCGGTGAGCGCGCCGCCGATCCCCCCGACAAGCGTCGCGGCCGCCGGATAGAAAAAACCGGCTCCGGCGGCGAACGAGGCCAGCACCGCCGCCGCGCCCGACGCCGCAACGACCTGCCCGGCCGCCACGAACGCAACGACCGAACCGGCGGTCGGCCACCACTGCGCGAGCGTCTCCCGAAGCGCCTTTCGGACGGACTGTCCCCCGAGCCCGAAGAGCCCGACCGAGACCCCGGCCGCCAGCAGCAGCGGGACGCCGGGACCGGCGAGCGCGAACCCGAGCGCGCCGGTCAGTCCGTCCCGGAGCGCGGCGAGAAGAACGATGAACCCCACGAGCGCGCCGTACGGTGCGGCGGCGAAGAGCGTCCGCCCCGAGCCGGACAGGGCTCGTAGCCGTCTCCTGCGCCGGAAGAGGAACAACCCGAGTGCGACCGCGCCGCCGACCGCGCCCGAGAGTTCCGGCGCAAGGAAGTAGCTCGTCGCGAGGGTCCCGAGACCGGCGGCGAGCCCGAGCGCGACCGCCTCCGGTACGCCGGAGCGGAGGCTTCCGCCGGCGAGAAGCAGCGTCGCTAGCGCGTAGACGGGGAAGAGGGGGAGGTTCAGGAGGGCGCTCGCCTCCGAAAGCTCCCGAAAAGAGAGCCCGGAGAGGTCGGCGCCGATCACGGTCCCGACCCCAAGCGCGCCCCACGGTACGGCGCACTGGCTCCAGAGCGAGAGCGCCGCCGCCCGGAGCGGCGAGAAACCCGCCGCGAGCAGGATCGGGGCGCAGATCACGACCGCAACCCCAAAGCCCGTTACCGACTCGAAGAACGTACCCGCCCCTACCACGACCGCGACCGCGAGCGCCTCCGGCCGCGGCTCGACCGCCCCGAGAAACCGCGAGACCTCCCCGACCGCCCCGTTCTCCGGCCCGACCGACATCAGCCGGTACAGAAACAGGCCCCCGAAGAGCACGAACACTACCGACCACGATGTCCCGAGCGACGCGAAGAGCGCCCCGAA
It contains:
- a CDS encoding L-lactate permease → MVEPVKVALALSPFLVAGVALLGLGWSALRSGIAALAAALASGLAGVYLWPEVAAGGGLFGALFASLGTSWSVVFVLFGGLFLYRLMSVGPENGAVGEVSRFLGAVEPRPEALAVAVVVGAGTFFESVTGFGVAVVICAPILLAAGFSPLRAAALSLWSQCAVPWGALGVGTVIGADLSGLSFRELSEASALLNLPLFPVYALATLLLAGGSLRSGVPEAVALGLAAGLGTLATSYFLAPELSGAVGGAVALGLFLFRRRRRLRALSGSGRTLFAAAPYGALVGFIVLLAALRDGLTGALGFALAGPGVPLLLAAGVSVGLFGLGGQSVRKALRETLAQWWPTAGSVVAFVAAGQVVAASGAAAVLASFAAGAGFFYPAAATLVGGIGGALTGSNAASNALFMPFQAETAARLGDGTGVIAAVQNVSGSHTSLLSPQRVVLAAAAVGLTGREGEVVRAALPPVAVSLALVAGLGLLLA